Proteins co-encoded in one Candidatus Nitrosacidococcus tergens genomic window:
- a CDS encoding UbiA prenyltransferase family protein, whose amino-acid sequence MIHHLIKLARPYQYTKNLFIFLPAFFGFQITNTETVIKATIAFIGFSFIASAIYIFNDWIDRQEDARHPQKYTRPLASGQITTSTAFGFLILFLLSGGYILWYVSLKTLLITIIYLILNFAYSLKLKHIAIIDIVIIASGFVIRLFVGAEATQVVLSHWIIVMTFLLALFLSLAKRRDDVLIYLNTDQKLRKVIDGYNLQFLDLSMIMCASIVILAYILWSISAEVAYRLHTDNLYLTSVFVLLGVLRYMQITFVEERSGNPSKILLRDLFIQFTLMGWIGAFIWILYI is encoded by the coding sequence ATGATTCACCATCTTATAAAACTTGCCAGACCTTACCAATACACGAAAAATCTATTTATTTTTCTACCTGCTTTTTTTGGATTCCAAATTACTAACACAGAAACTGTTATAAAAGCAACTATTGCTTTTATTGGCTTCTCCTTTATAGCCAGTGCAATATATATATTTAACGATTGGATAGATAGGCAAGAAGATGCTCGTCACCCACAAAAATACACTCGCCCCCTTGCTTCAGGACAAATCACAACATCTACTGCCTTTGGTTTTTTGATCTTATTTTTATTAAGTGGTGGATATATTTTATGGTATGTATCTTTAAAAACTTTGTTGATTACAATTATTTACTTAATTTTAAACTTTGCTTATAGTCTTAAGCTAAAACATATTGCTATTATCGATATAGTCATTATCGCTTCAGGCTTTGTGATTCGCCTTTTTGTAGGTGCAGAGGCTACTCAAGTCGTATTATCCCATTGGATCATTGTGATGACTTTTTTATTAGCTCTTTTTTTGTCGCTAGCAAAGCGACGAGATGATGTCCTCATTTACCTAAATACAGACCAAAAACTCCGTAAAGTAATTGATGGGTACAATTTACAATTTCTTGATTTATCCATGATCATGTGTGCCTCAATTGTAATTTTAGCCTATATCCTATGGTCTATTTCTGCTGAAGTTGCCTATCGATTACATACAGATAATTTATATTTAACCTCTGTTTTTGTGCTGCTTGGTGTGCTTCGCTATATGCAAATTACCTTTGTAGAGGAAAGAAGCGGTAATCCTTCAAAAATATTACTTAGAGATTTATTTATCCAATTTACCCTAATGGGTTGGATAGGTGCATTTATTTGGATTTTATATATATAA
- a CDS encoding RNA-binding S4 domain-containing protein yields MAEDEKIRIDKWLWAARFFKTRSLASEAVSGGKVHLNHQRAKSSHRVNIGDHLLIRRERFEYEIEILSLSKQRRSAPEAASLYQETEQSQAKRQALAAQLKEERSHLGIPTRPSKKDRRQIIRFIRKSE; encoded by the coding sequence ATGGCTGAAGATGAAAAAATCCGTATTGATAAATGGCTTTGGGCAGCAAGATTTTTTAAAACTCGTAGCCTTGCTTCAGAAGCAGTCAGTGGTGGTAAAGTACATCTTAATCATCAGCGAGCTAAATCTAGTCATAGAGTAAACATTGGGGATCATCTCTTAATTCGCCGTGAGCGGTTTGAATATGAAATTGAAATCCTAAGTCTTTCTAAACAGCGACGATCTGCACCTGAAGCTGCTTCTTTATATCAAGAGACGGAACAAAGTCAAGCGAAAAGACAAGCACTTGCAGCTCAGCTTAAGGAGGAACGATCCCATTTGGGAATTCCTACCCGACCTTCTAAAAAAGATCGGCGGCAAATTATTCGCTTTATTCGAAAAAGCGAATAA
- a CDS encoding hydrolase — protein MIISSDFQAPWWLSNPHLQTIWGARFRTRPKTLLLWERLELPDGDFLDLTWSGQGKGPIVIILHGLEGSYRSRYASGMLTAIAYQGWRGVLMHFRGCSGEPNRLNRGYHSGDTVDFQTVLNMLQEREPNTPLAAIGYSLGGNVLLKWLGTQIKQNSLKSAVGVSIPFDLQQAAQQLSQRSSRIYQIALIRTLKRSMRRKFSNKNCPFNLKALRKVQTFEEFDNLVTAPLHGFKDAYDYWQQSSCKQFLAGIKTPTLILHSKDDPFLPQTAIPSETDLSDSVQLELSQQGGHVGFVSSRRLWNMEYWLDQRIIRFLQTCLR, from the coding sequence ATGATTATTTCAAGTGATTTTCAAGCTCCTTGGTGGCTTTCAAATCCACACTTACAAACTATTTGGGGCGCTCGGTTTCGTACTCGTCCAAAAACCTTACTTTTATGGGAGCGTTTAGAGCTCCCTGATGGGGATTTTTTAGATCTCACTTGGAGTGGACAAGGGAAAGGTCCTATTGTTATTATTCTTCATGGACTAGAGGGATCCTATCGCTCCCGATATGCCTCTGGGATGTTAACAGCCATTGCTTATCAAGGATGGCGCGGCGTATTAATGCACTTTCGAGGGTGCAGTGGAGAGCCTAATCGCCTAAATCGTGGCTATCATTCAGGAGACACAGTAGATTTTCAAACCGTATTAAATATGCTACAAGAAAGAGAGCCTAATACACCACTTGCTGCTATTGGTTACTCCTTAGGTGGAAATGTACTCCTTAAGTGGTTGGGTACTCAAATAAAACAAAATTCTTTAAAAAGTGCAGTTGGAGTTTCAATTCCTTTTGATCTTCAACAGGCAGCACAGCAACTTTCTCAAAGATCTTCAAGAATTTATCAGATCGCTTTGATTAGAACTCTTAAACGCTCTATGCGTCGTAAATTTTCTAATAAAAATTGCCCCTTTAACCTAAAGGCTTTAAGAAAAGTACAGACATTTGAAGAGTTTGATAACTTAGTGACAGCTCCGCTTCACGGATTTAAAGATGCTTATGATTATTGGCAACAATCTAGCTGCAAACAATTTTTAGCTGGAATAAAAACACCTACACTTATCCTTCATAGTAAAGACGATCCCTTTTTGCCTCAAACAGCTATTCCTTCCGAGACAGATCTTTCCGATTCAGTACAATTAGAGTTAAGCCAACAAGGGGGACATGTAGGGTTTGTAAGTAGTCGTAGGCTATGGAATATGGAATATTGGTTAGATCAGAGAATTATCCGTTTTTTACAAACTTGTTTAAGATAA